In Ahaetulla prasina isolate Xishuangbanna chromosome 10, ASM2864084v1, whole genome shotgun sequence, the genomic window AGCTTTTCTGTATTATCCTGGCAACTTTGAAGCTTATGTCTTAGTTATATCCTGTATTTCTCTGCCTTTGGGAAATCTAAGGCAATTTACATAAGGTGTGTAACTAAATTCTCTTTGATCAGAGATTAGGTAAGTTAGCTGTCTTGCAGTTCATGCCTCTAGCATAGTACTATTTCTCAGAAATGTAACTGTCAATCACTCCAAGAACCATATTGGTAATTGCCAAAAAACACCCTTGTTTGTGCCTATATTACCTCTTCAAGGCAAACCActgcttgtgtattattgaatTTTCCTACTCTGATTGGCACAATGTACATTGATGACATAAGTGTCTGCATAGTGTAGTTTTATCAGCTCTTTGTGTTATAAGTTGCATGCTTAAAAGTTTTCAGCTTGGTTCATAAAGTTTTTAAACTGGGATCTGTAATAGagctgctaaattttttgaaggccCACTTTGCCGAATATAGGTTCGAGCAAAGTGCCTCTTGTGTAGTGCATGCCCAAGGACTAAAGATTACAAGATGCGCAAGAAATGATACGCAATAACAAAAATATACCCCTAAAAGGTCCACCAGTGAATGAAGACATAGAGTAACAAAATAGCCAAATTGTAACCCAACTAAGATGAAGACCCAAGGACTATCTGCTTTGAGCAATTGTAGGATGTAATCAGGGTTGGAGCCTGTCAGATGTCCACTTGGAAGCTGTTCCAAAGAACTGGTTCAGCTACACAGTGTCATAGAACTTTACCCCCACTCCCATTCCAAAGGGTGCGGCTAATATTTTTTCCTGAGTGTATCAAACTGCCTCCCATTCCAAAGGGTGCGGCTAATATTTTTTCCTGAGTGTATCAAACTGCCTAGACATATTCCAATGGGAGAATGCAGTCCTGCAAATAAGGGCCAAGTCTCATAGAGCTATATAAGTTAGCATTTTCAATTGCATCTGGAAGGCCAATGGCAATTAGTGCAAGACTCACATTACTGGTATAATATGATCCCACCAACAAAGACCAGTCAACACACAGGCTCCTGTAATTTGAACCAACTGAAAACTAAGTGATCCTCAAATGTAGTGTGTGTTGCGATAATCTAAGTAGGGAATGAGTCACAACAGTTAAGATAGGGTAGGACTGCAACTGGCATGCCAGCCAAAGCCACAGCCTCTTACTTTTCCAGCAAAAGCCAGGAGTACAGATGTATACCTAAGTCAGACACCTGTTCCCCCAGCAGCAGTGTGCAAAATAATTATTGACCAGATGTATTGGATGAAtatgggatgcagtggctaagaggctgagcttgtcgatggaaagttggcagttcagtggttcgaacccctagtgccacgtaacgtggtgagctcccattacttgtcccagcttctgccaacctagcagttcaaaagcaggtaaaaaatggtgggaaggtaacagcgttccatgagcctttggcatttagtcatgccagccacatgaccacggagagatcttcggacagcgctggctcttcaactttgaaaaggagataagcaccaccccctagagtcaggaacgaatagcacatatgtgcaagaggaacctttacctttacctactgGATGAATAAAGGCATAAAGTAATACCCAGGACTGCTCCTCTCTCCAGTACGTgccagttaattttttttattttgcaaagatAAGAGGGAGCGGTTGATGAGTCAGGTAGATCTTCCCATGAATTGTCAACTGGGTATCTTCTGTTTAAGTTATCCTAACATTTGGAACAAGCCTCTTGTTTACACAGTGTAGAAACTAGCAGGAGAGTTGCATTAGCCCCCGGCAACCCAAAGTAAGCActgataatattttattaaaaggcatcagTTGTTGAGCAGTAGCTACTTTGTCAAATGTAGAAATGTAACACTAACGTAATGCTTAAGAACACTTAGCTAGTGACATAAATTCAAAATACATAACtggcatttttgccttcctggagggtACAACATTGATGTCAATAGTGCTGATATAAGCAGGGCTCAAGTACATTGCTGTTATTTTTGACTCACGTACTGATACTTCAGAAGGAAAGTATAAAATGTTTAAGTGTCCAGTGCAACTTAGATTGACACAAATCAGAAACAAACATATATTTTGTTATATAAAATTTGATGATTTGTCTCTATAAGAAACTCATTGGAAATACATGCAGATAACCAGTCACTCAGATAAAATGCTCTAGGAccatgtttcttaaccttggcaactttaaagatgtgtggacttcaattcccagaactgaaTGCtgcttgggaaattctgggagttgaagtctgcacatcttaaaaTTTGCTGAGATTGAGCAATACCACTTTAGAAGATGGTGCTTTTTGCAAAGACAGCTATTGTTTTGGTGTGCTTCATTTAAAGTCACTGATAGGAGACTTATGTGCTCCTCCCTAAATACATACACTGGAGAATCACTAGAAACTGACTAAGCAATTGGAGCAAGAAATTTTGGTCAAAAATGATATAACCATCCCAGGAATGATGCAGTGCTTTCGAAATACTGTTGCTGACAGGAGAAAATAAAACTGGTTGGTACATATTTCCAAACTTATCTGTGTACTTTAAAAGTTGTTCACTCCACCCAGAGATTTGTGTCTGAGGGATTGCAGTATGCTCGCTGCTGCCTATATGATCCATTCTGGTTATTTGCTGTGCCTTCCTAAAACTGAATTGATAAATATTCATGTTTCTAGGGCCAATTTATATACAAACAAGCCAAATCAAGATACAGGACTATGATAGCCATTATAACAACATCTAAAACAGTCTATGCATGCTATGTAATGTTTAAAGTTACGGGCATCACATGCCACACTAGAAAAGGAATTTCATAATTCAGATCTTCAAGAGACCCCACTCTGATATCGAACAGCCTTGTATATAATGCAGGTAGTTCTCTATCTATCAGGTCACCCTGCAGCTAGCAGAGTAATGAGACAACTTGTAAATTTGCTAGCTGGGAGAATCTGTATTAATCTTGTTCCAGATCTTTAATAATACTTGTGATGGAAAAAACAATCTTGACTGATAAGCAGTGGAATATATAGTTTTGGAAAACCGTCTGAATGAGTCTAATGTAATATCAGTCTTACACATATTTTGTCTTGCAAAATGATAAGAATATGGTAGTTTTGTAGAAGGCAAGCATACCTCTGTAGAGCAGACTTTGTGGCTCAGTTGCCAATTACTAACAGGCAAGAGTGAAATCTAATGCTGACTTGTGTATTCATTTTCCTAAGAAGCGCTTCAGACAGGCAACAGCATGAACATAGCAACTGCCTCTGTCAGGTAGATAAATAGACACTAATTTTGATGAAAATGTGCGGTTTTAAATGAGGCACAGTCATAATCCTGATAAAAGCAGAACACTCAACTAGACTTTTTTTTTGGTAACAATTGTTTcactttattattgttttttaaaagatctcTTCGATAGTAAAAATGTGTGGGCACACCCAAAACTCCATAAAGGTCAGGGTGACTGGCACTTATGAAGAGAGCTCAGGTTAGATACTGAAAGGTCTCCAAAATTTCAGTAAGTGTACAaaacacaaagaaagaaaaaacatcagCAATTCGGCAGTGAAAAATAGTATTACGATAGGAAGGAGGTAGAAACTTTCTAGTTATCTTTCTGGTAGGTACGAGTGCAGATCACATCACCCATTTTCAGAGTCTGAAAGAGATGATGATACATAAGACAATTATCTTTTGTTCTGGAATGCTGAAGGACAATCTGCCTATGGGAAAGAAAGTTATCACTTTTATGGCACTAAATTATTACAGGCTTGGTTTGTCCAATTTACAAAGACATTAACCATCATTCTGCTAATCAAAAATGAGCCAGACTTGCCTTGCATATTAAATTGAATCAAAATAAACCAAATTATGATACTTTAGGTTGGGTCAGCCCTGTGGCTATATTTCTCTATGAATAAACAATTGTTCCCtaccttttttttaatagaataaagACTGTCTTAGCCTAAACATGAAGAGTATTTACTCTAGTTTTTTGTCCGAGAAGTCTATATTCTCTTCCCCAAAGGAAAGAACTAAGGGTTGAGTTGATCAATTCTGTTAATCAGCAGTTGATCAATTCTATGCTCAAAAATGTTCCTCAAGGCTGAAGATATTTCTGGCAGGATTGCAAAAACATTTTCAAATCTGAAACACACTTTCTGAGTGCAAAAGTCCCAGATTCGATCACCAGGCTACTTTCAAAGGGTGCCAAGACACTTTCTAAAATGGGCCAAATAATCCACGTCTCACTCTAAACCACCTGTTTTGAATTTGAAGCATTTTGCACACTGAGTTTCTAAAATATCTGGAAATCAGATATTTCCAAGTAACTAAACCAGGGATGCTATAAACTGCATTATTTGGTTTTATGCTCCCTTTGATGGCTTattcatttgaaagaaaaaataattcagaCTTCCCAATTAATACTAGTTAATTTTCATTGTCTAGAAGTGCTTTGGCATCACTCTATCTCAACAATTTCCAAGTGAATTTCTTCCTACAATAGAAGCCACCAATtgccaagggaaaaaaatgtgtgtgttgGTTCCCTTACCAATATCAGCTTGCCATCTTTTATTTCTCGAACGAGTGAggtctcctttccattccatttttgtaTGTGAACAAGCTTCCCTCCATCTAGTGTCACAATAGACTGTAGAAAGAAATAATCCTGCTCATTTCATAGCCAGACAGCTTGGGGATTATGAATGGAAAAAGGGATTAGGcaagattttaaaaagacaattgaATGTACAGTTGTGACCTGCCCATTTTttctgcttgtgtttgcattagtCATGTATAGCAGTAGTCTTTCGAAGCAGAAGCCCAGAAACCTAGATTAGATAACTGCATGTTATGTGAAATGGTACGTAACtagtttttcctttaaaaaacaacaacaacagccacaGAGCCTCCTGATTGGAATCACAATTATGTCTTTGGAAAGGacgataaatatttttttttcttttaccatgGATAAATCTAAAAACCTTTCCCAACCTCTATAGCTCCCTAATCTTTCCTCCTTTCATCAATGGAAAATAGCGTAATTACCATAAAAAGGATTGCTGAAGATCCTTGAGCAATACACAAGAGAAAGGATTAGCTAAGTAAAATTTTCCATGAGTAGTTAAAGAATCCTTAGAGAAATTGAAGGATTGAGGGGAGGCATTCATGCGACAACCCCTATAACAAACCTAACTACAATCATCCTGCCAAGAAATTCCTTTTCACTCCAGCCGCTATTCCCACTCATGGCTAACTGCAGAGTACAAGGTCCTTTTGGAAGCCAGAGGActggaatcagtggtgaaatccaattttttttttactactggttctgtgggcatggcgggagtggcaggggaaggatattgcaaaatcctcattccctccccattcctgggggaatgatattgcaaaatctccattcccaccccactctggggccagccagaggtagtatttgccggttctccgaactgttcaaaatttctgctaccggttctccagaacctgtcagaacctgctggattttcacccctgactagaatTATCCTTGATTGGATTTTATATTACGGCCACATCTCCCAGGGAACATATGCTTCTATAGTGTCACTCTAAGACCAGTGCTTCTCACActtgacatgtggacttcaactcccagaattcctcagctagctgaggaattttgAGAATTGATGTCTACATGTCTTAATGATGCCAAGCTTCAGAAACTGCTCTGTTGGTTTTCTCTGGCTGGCTATTAGCCACATTCCCGGAGTTGCTCTGAAGGTCCACCAAGCACCACTTCTTATGGAAAGCCCACAAGATACTCATTCTCTCAGAACAGCTATCCAACacttaaattgtatttttaattaattagcaATTGGTAATCACAATAAATAACAATGCACGTTAGCAAATCCTTGATATAGGTGTCTTTTCAGAAGAATGATACTAGCTAATGGAATTGTATGCAATTTAATTGTAAAAAGGCTACTACTCCAAAGAAATAACTGCTTTGAAACGATTTACTGACTTTCTTATCATGTTATGTTCTGTAGCCAAAGCAGACTGAAATCAGAAGCTTTATGGTTTCCTGCAgtccttaattttaaaaatttaaatatccTGGCAAGGCTGAACTCTAAGGAAGATTTCTTCTGTCAAGTCACAGCTATGGAGTAGTCAGGATAggaattttattattaaatttattggccacccatcttacccacAAACAGGGTAACTCTGGGCTTCTACTTTTAAGCTAGTAAAAATAATCATCACAAAGTTTTGTTCTGTCATTTacaactactttaaaaaaaaaaccagtagcaCAAGTTCCTTTTAAGGACCAGGAAGATGAAAGTCCTATGAATGGGCTTATTTTATCTAAGTTCTGATAAAGAGTTCAGTTTCATGAATAAGTATCCAAGTTAAGATTGGCTTCAGTGTTTATTTAGGAATAAACTCTCAATCGAAGGGAGTGTGGGTGTGATACTCTGGGACATTCACATAAAATACACGAAGGGCTTTAACTTCAGACTTTGTCAACAGACATTGTATCCTTTGAATGTTCTTCCAGCTACAGATCAATGGAAAGAAGCCCTATATGTAAACCTTAACAACACAATACAACGCAAACTCTCACAGCTATCCATGTAagatttcaaaaaggctgattagAACTCTGAACAGGCTAGAAGTTTATCTAAACTTTCGATTTTAGCACCAGCCAACCTGAGGGCCATAAGAAAATAGTGACGGATGAGATTTTACCATTGTGTTGCGGtacttctattttaaaaaaaaagaaactaccaTAGAGAAGCATTGTTCCTCCATGAATTTGGTTTACCTCCTTCTTTTAAAAGAGAGAAGGACAAATTGACCCTGTTCAATCTTCCAACTATCATCAAAGTCATTTTGGATACGGCATTCCAGGTGTCATTTTGGATATGACATTCCATTACAGGACACATGAAATATAGTATTCAATATGACCCTGGATGATAAATGGACAAAGGATAACCAAGGAGAATCTTCACAGCTGTGCTTCGAAAGCTCATATCCAGGGAGATTTGCCCAATGACAATTTCCATCTATCAGCAAGGATCTTATTTTGCCCCAAAATTGTATTATGCATTTTAGGCACATAATGACAAAATgataaaacagaaatatatacCATATACTGCATAGTATTCTAATTTATTTTTGAGCTCTCTTGAGGTGCTGTGGGAGAGGGAATTAATTTAGTATATAGACCTACACTTCTTGTAGGTATGGCAATATTCCACAGGAGAAATTAAGCAATTAATCAGTTAACTTTTTTGTAATTACTACATGAACATCACTAATCGGAGCAGTAAGTGCTAATTTAGAAGGACCAAAAAACCCTTCTTTTGGTGAGTAGATCCTAAAGGGAATGGCCAGGATCACCGCTCAAACCGTAGAGATCAGATCTTTACCTTCACATTCCTGCCATCTGCTGTTGTCTCATCAAATTCTTCTCCCACTTTGAAATTGATCTCCGTGTTCTTGAAAGTGCTGTGAGTTTTGATGGTGATTGCATCACCGTTCACCTCAATAATGGTGGTAGGTTTGGTCAAATTAGCAATTTGTCTCGTGGCAAAGTTCACATCTACAAgaaagggggggtggggagaaaagagTCCAAAACTAAAAAAACCAAGTATTTAGCAGCCTAAAAACATGGGAAACATTTTTCGGTACTGCAAATTAATCAGAGATTGCTCAATTCTACTTTAGATTAGAGTGTCCCTTCCTATTCtataatgttgattttttttaaaaaaaaaaggaatcagaCTGGTCTGCCTAGCCCTAGAAGAACTTTCTGTAACTGGTTGCCTTCATGTATCACACCCAGCCATAATTTTGTTAACTATAATTTGACTAAACTATAAATAATAATTGTAGAATGTAGGAGTTGGACTCTTATATTGCACTAAGCCATAATTATTTGACTTATGTGTTAAACTCTAGGACGGTTTGTTTGGGTTTGGCTGGTAAATTTGCCATTTTAGATTATCCGGCTGTATTTAAAAAGAAACCATCTCTTAGCATGTGCAAAACAGCCAATCCTAATCTTAACTTTTCAGTAAGGGATCTATAAAGTCAAAGGCAGCTTCTTGAAACAACATTGAAAGATCCTAAaaagttggggtgggggggagacggGACCCATTTCCCTCTCTCAAAAGCAAAAAGTCTTTGTTTACCAGAATCCaagcagaactgaactgaagatgGAGGGTTTTATCAGACAGCAGAAAGGGGTTCACCGGAAGAATGTGAACTGCCTTTTCAACTGCCAagccatttaattttattttttggcctGGCACAGGACCATTTAATGGAGAGGACTTCAAAGAACTGTCTGTGTGTGCGTATAATTGCCAGATGGATGCTCTTTGAACAAGATGTGTGATCTAGAGAGCCTCTTGGATGAATGTAAAGGCTCTTTTATACTACTTAGCATTCCTCTGGTGTGAACTTGCTCTTTTGCATTTTGCTGCCTGATCTAATGGACTTTATTCAGCAGGAAACAGCTGTTCTTTCGTGCTgctccttttattatttatttattaaattatatgcTGTCCTTTCACGCCCCTATCCAATTTATAAAGCAGCCCATCTCATGTACGTGACCCTACCCATCACAGATAAAGGCTCTCTATTCCAACCGCCATAAGAGTTTGCATTTACACACCAACCTCTCTGGGCCATGAAGTAGCAAGGGGCAAGTAGTTCAAGAGCCTGACTCGACCGGGGAGATCCAAGTTCAAATTCCCActatcccccccgccccccaagaaGGCTACTCTGACCTCCACTTGTTGTGAACACAGAAAGACCGCTTGGTGCCACTTCAAAGGAGAAGTAAGGGAACAAATGAGGCAAATTAGGGAAAGAAATTAGCTGTGAGCAGGAGGGGGACTGACATCAGGGGGagaaacccaggggtgaaatgctcccggttcagaccggatcatccgatccggtagcgacggtggtgggtggttcggagaatcagtagcaaaaatccctgccccccaccccggccatgcccagctgagctgagcgttcatcagagggttttttttttacttttaaaagcattttgtttgcctttaaaagaaaaaaaagcctctgatgatcgtgtggctcagctgggatcatcagaacccttaaaagcattttttctaccacctcttgggctgaagaggttgtaaaaaaaatgcttttaaaaggtactgataatcccagctgagttgcctgatcgtcagaggcttttttttcttttaaaggaaaaaaaaatgcttttaaaagtaaaaagttggccatgcccacccagtcacattacccccctcccccaccaagccatgcccacggaaccggtagtaacaaattttacatttcatcactgaagAAACCATCTTTGCTGGGGTGGGGGGTTCAGTCGTTATTAAAATTGGAGTTTCCTTAGGCAGAGAATTGGAGAGCTAAACGAAGGAGTGAAGCTAAGGAGAAGGACTCTTGCTTTACAGGCCCAAAGCCCCAGAGTCATTCCCTTGCATGTCTACTTAAAATAAttcgggaagggaagggatcCTTTGACAGAGATTAATCAACaacgaaagtggggggggggaacagggcTAAGTGACTCAAGGTGATACCCTCAAGGTCCCAACATGTCTTCTTGATGTCCTTTTTGGCCCTTCAAGCCAAAAAGAACATCCAAACGTTTTTGAGTGAGCGAGGGAACAGAAGCAGCCCAGAAACGTAATTCCGTACAGCTTGTAGCAGCTTGCCCTTCCCCTGACTTTCTCACGAGAAAAAAGTTTTAAGTTTAATCCAGCTTTCTCCTACTGGGGACTTCCAGTTCTCAAATTATACCCCGCTTAGCCAAAGATCGTA contains:
- the FABP3 gene encoding fatty acid-binding protein, heart; this translates as MAEMFAGVWKLEESVGFDNYMKALDVNFATRQIANLTKPTTIIEVNGDAITIKTHSTFKNTEINFKVGEEFDETTADGRNVKSIVTLDGGKLVHIQKWNGKETSLVREIKDGKLILTLKMGDVICTRTYQKDN